In the genome of Mucisphaera calidilacus, one region contains:
- a CDS encoding PI-PLC domain-containing protein: MRFVINTTLVVLFSIASLAAAEVTTTPDGQLRLTASMGHSHNDYYQRQPLTLALDAEMLSIEADVFVRGDELFVAHDEHEIRSHRTLRRLYLDPLYTRFEQRGGKQTDAPFGGSVRPSGTPIVLMVDFKSEGSTTWPVLEQQLAQYPGMIRHVATHTDGSVSITPGPVIVAVSGKRPIEMMTNAVGRYSGIDGRFPDDLNSNRPAHLMPMVSCSFSTLSRKAGGNRVDNLRPVLNRFARATAEQGRLARVWGTPDNQSTWRLMRDARMQLINTDQPDKMKSFLE, from the coding sequence ATGCGCTTCGTGATCAACACCACCCTGGTCGTGCTGTTTTCAATCGCATCGCTCGCCGCAGCGGAAGTCACCACAACCCCCGATGGTCAGCTCAGGCTAACGGCCAGCATGGGGCACAGTCACAACGACTACTATCAGCGTCAGCCGCTGACCCTCGCCCTTGATGCGGAGATGCTATCCATTGAAGCCGATGTCTTCGTGCGAGGTGACGAGCTTTTCGTCGCACACGACGAGCACGAAATTCGGAGCCACCGCACACTCCGCAGGCTCTATCTCGACCCACTTTACACACGCTTCGAACAGCGTGGTGGTAAACAGACCGATGCCCCGTTCGGTGGGTCGGTCCGGCCGTCGGGCACACCGATTGTGCTGATGGTCGATTTCAAGTCAGAAGGCAGCACGACCTGGCCGGTACTCGAACAGCAACTCGCTCAATACCCGGGCATGATTCGACACGTCGCCACCCATACCGACGGCAGCGTCAGTATCACGCCCGGTCCCGTCATCGTCGCCGTCTCGGGCAAGCGGCCCATTGAGATGATGACCAACGCCGTCGGTCGCTACTCCGGGATCGATGGTCGCTTCCCCGATGACCTCAACTCGAACCGTCCAGCGCATCTGATGCCCATGGTCTCCTGTTCCTTTTCTACGCTTTCGCGCAAGGCAGGCGGGAACCGCGTCGATAATCTTCGCCCCGTGCTGAATCGTTTCGCCCGCGCCACCGCCGAGCAGGGCCGCCTGGCCCGCGTCTGGGGCACGCCTGACAACCAGAGTACATGGCGACTGATGCGCGATGCGCGTATGCAACTGATCAACACAGATCAGCCGGACAAGATGAAATCCTTTCTCGAGTAA